In Streptomyces sp. NBC_00878, a single window of DNA contains:
- a CDS encoding galactose oxidase early set domain-containing protein: MAQRPSRPTTRKTLLGVAAAVTLAALNAPAVAGFAQDAYHRYEINQPEYKAKYGHWALASLPEKYQLNSIHAILLHTGKVLLIAGSGNNVKLFEGGAFKSTLWDPSTDTFKKIDTPNDMFCAGHAQLPDGKVLIAGGTARYEVLKGDVKRAGGAMLVKNENPDRAHTFPKGTVFRAPSGVEYRSQFSVHVPAAKKVPTGQGGNVKVTASEARVFVEAADKGPLGMTNTTEQYAIQDLKGEDADNLYGIANKLGLDKKNFQGIKDAYEFDPVTEKYTRVGSMREARWYPTLTPLSDGRVLAVSGLDDIGQVVPGKNEVYDPRTQTWPPAPTRYFPTYPSFFLTGQRKIFYSGSNAGYGPAGKGRKPGLWDLRSNTFTPIGGLKDPDILETSSSVLLPPAQDKKVMVLGGGGVGESPAATSRTATVDLDAEHPAFTAGPRLPKSIRYLNSVILPDDTVFTTGGSRGYRGKGASDILKSQIYDPHKNAFAPAADPTVGRNYHSEALLLSDGRVAVFGSDPLFADKANSRAGRFEQRVEVFSPPYLHRGDRPDLAPGGRTDVEHGGEVVLHTADPARISRVRLIRPGSATHVTDFDQRSVALDITRRGNGTLTARVPNDAALVPPGRYMTVAVDTRGVPSRAVWIHVAG, from the coding sequence ATGGCCCAGCGTCCCTCCCGTCCGACCACACGCAAAACCCTGCTCGGCGTCGCAGCAGCGGTCACCCTGGCCGCCCTCAACGCCCCGGCCGTGGCGGGCTTCGCCCAGGACGCCTACCACCGCTACGAGATCAACCAGCCCGAGTACAAGGCGAAGTACGGCCACTGGGCGCTCGCCTCGCTCCCGGAGAAGTACCAGCTCAACTCGATCCACGCGATCCTGCTGCATACCGGCAAGGTGCTACTGATCGCCGGTTCCGGGAACAACGTGAAGCTGTTCGAGGGCGGGGCCTTCAAGAGCACCCTGTGGGACCCGTCCACGGACACCTTCAAGAAGATCGACACCCCGAATGACATGTTCTGCGCCGGACACGCTCAACTCCCCGACGGGAAGGTACTGATCGCCGGCGGCACTGCCCGCTACGAAGTTCTCAAGGGCGACGTGAAGCGGGCCGGAGGCGCCATGCTGGTCAAGAACGAGAACCCGGACCGCGCACACACTTTCCCCAAGGGCACCGTCTTCCGCGCCCCATCCGGCGTGGAGTACCGCTCCCAGTTCAGCGTGCACGTGCCGGCCGCGAAGAAGGTGCCCACGGGCCAGGGCGGCAACGTCAAGGTCACCGCGAGCGAGGCCCGTGTCTTCGTCGAGGCAGCGGACAAGGGCCCGCTCGGCATGACCAACACCACCGAGCAGTACGCCATCCAGGACCTGAAGGGCGAGGACGCCGACAACCTCTACGGCATCGCCAACAAACTCGGCCTCGACAAGAAGAACTTCCAGGGCATCAAGGACGCCTACGAGTTCGACCCTGTCACCGAGAAGTACACCAGGGTCGGCTCCATGCGCGAGGCTCGCTGGTACCCGACCCTGACCCCCCTGTCCGACGGGCGCGTCCTCGCCGTCTCCGGCCTCGACGACATCGGGCAGGTCGTGCCCGGCAAGAACGAGGTCTACGACCCGCGGACACAGACTTGGCCTCCGGCACCGACCCGCTACTTCCCCACTTACCCGTCCTTCTTCCTCACTGGCCAGCGGAAGATCTTCTACTCCGGCTCCAACGCCGGATACGGCCCCGCCGGTAAGGGCCGCAAGCCCGGCCTGTGGGACCTCAGGAGCAACACCTTCACGCCGATCGGCGGCCTGAAGGACCCGGACATCCTGGAGACTTCGTCCTCCGTGCTACTACCGCCCGCGCAGGACAAGAAGGTGATGGTGCTCGGCGGCGGAGGTGTCGGCGAGTCCCCCGCGGCCACCTCCCGCACCGCGACCGTCGACCTCGATGCCGAGCATCCGGCCTTCACAGCCGGCCCGCGCCTGCCGAAGAGCATCCGCTATCTGAACAGCGTGATCCTCCCGGACGACACCGTGTTCACCACCGGCGGCAGCCGTGGCTACCGCGGCAAGGGCGCCAGCGACATCCTCAAGAGCCAGATCTACGACCCGCACAAGAACGCCTTCGCGCCCGCCGCCGATCCCACGGTTGGGCGCAACTACCACAGCGAGGCACTGCTGCTCTCCGACGGCCGTGTCGCCGTCTTCGGTTCCGACCCCCTCTTCGCCGACAAGGCCAACTCCCGCGCGGGCCGTTTCGAGCAGCGCGTCGAGGTCTTCTCTCCGCCCTACCTCCACCGAGGCGACCGACCGGACCTGGCCCCCGGCGGCAGAACCGACGTTGAGCACGGCGGCGAAGTCGTCCTGCATACCGCCGATCCGGCTCGCATCAGCCGCGTGCGGCTCATCCGCCCCGGATCCGCCACCCACGTCACGGACTTCGACCAGCGCTCCGTCGCCCTGGATATCACCCGGCGGGGCAACGGCACACTCACGGCCCGCGTGCCCAACGACGCGGCCCTCGTCCCACCTGGCCGTTACATGACCGTCGCCGTTGACACACGAGGCGTTCCGTCCCGCGCCGTCTGGATCCACGTCGCCGGATGA
- a CDS encoding DUF4142 domain-containing protein: MPVSRNTAGTVFVVGALGLTLAALAYPAMLGIQNTATNTSRIIANTQYGPLTEADRDFVVKVRAAGLWEYPLGELAMQRGTTKEMKEAGEHLIVGHAGLDQMCRKIAPELNITLPNQASPQQQQFVATVDSKSGKEFDSTAVSIMRVTHGQIFPTIAKIRASTENTLVRQLADLANDTVLDHITVLENTDLVNYDQVNFQQTTPPKLPKAELTPPAPQPGSPVVVLTPRPDLDVNTSSPTPAPSPSVQ, from the coding sequence ATGCCCGTCTCCCGCAACACGGCCGGGACAGTATTCGTGGTCGGCGCGCTGGGATTGACCCTCGCCGCCCTCGCCTACCCCGCCATGCTCGGCATCCAGAACACGGCGACGAACACGTCCCGCATCATCGCCAACACCCAGTACGGTCCGCTGACCGAGGCCGACCGCGACTTCGTCGTCAAGGTCCGCGCGGCCGGCCTGTGGGAATACCCCCTGGGAGAGCTGGCCATGCAGCGCGGCACCACGAAGGAGATGAAGGAGGCCGGCGAGCACCTGATCGTCGGCCACGCCGGGCTGGACCAGATGTGCCGCAAGATCGCCCCCGAGCTGAACATCACCCTGCCCAACCAGGCCAGTCCCCAGCAGCAGCAGTTCGTGGCGACAGTGGACTCCAAGAGCGGCAAGGAGTTCGACTCCACCGCGGTCAGCATCATGCGCGTCACCCACGGCCAGATCTTCCCGACCATCGCCAAAATCCGGGCCAGCACCGAGAACACCCTGGTCCGCCAGCTCGCCGACCTGGCCAACGACACGGTCCTGGACCACATCACGGTCCTGGAGAACACCGACCTGGTCAACTACGACCAGGTCAACTTCCAGCAGACCACCCCGCCCAAACTCCCCAAGGCCGAGCTCACCCCGCCCGCACCCCAGCCCGGCTCCCCGGTCGTCGTCCTCACTCCCCGCCCCGACCTGGACGTCAACACCAGCTCCCCGACACCCGCGCCCAGCCCCAGCGTCCAGTGA
- a CDS encoding NAD(P)-dependent alcohol dehydrogenase, producing the protein MKAIVQERFGPPDILQLADIDRPEVGADQVLVRVHAAALNPADWHLMRGDPYVARLTGDVGLTRPKLRVAGIDAAGRVEAVGADVRGLQPGDEVLGFCPGSFAEYARTTADLLVPKPATLNFEQAAAVPMGAVTALRGIRTVGQVQAGQRVLVNGAGGGVGTFAVQIAADLDAEVTGVCSTRNIELVRSLGAAHVIDYTREDFTDRRAHYDVILDNVGNRPLSRLRQALTPTGTLVANGGGSPGHVFGAMGSMLRLIAANAFVRQQLRMILPSAPAGPTHEDLLTVTALIEAGKLTPVVDRTYPLTDAAAGVRHVEQGHARGKAVVTVP; encoded by the coding sequence ATGAAAGCGATCGTTCAGGAGCGGTTCGGCCCGCCGGACATCCTGCAACTGGCAGACATCGACCGGCCCGAGGTCGGGGCCGACCAGGTGCTGGTACGGGTGCACGCCGCCGCGCTCAACCCCGCCGACTGGCACCTGATGCGCGGCGATCCGTACGTGGCGCGGCTGACGGGGGACGTGGGGCTGACCCGGCCGAAGCTCCGGGTGGCGGGGATCGACGCGGCCGGACGGGTGGAGGCGGTCGGCGCCGACGTGCGCGGGCTCCAGCCCGGCGACGAGGTCCTGGGCTTCTGCCCGGGCTCCTTCGCCGAGTACGCGCGCACCACCGCGGACCTGCTGGTGCCCAAGCCCGCGACCCTGAACTTCGAGCAGGCCGCAGCCGTGCCGATGGGGGCGGTGACCGCCCTGCGCGGCATCCGGACCGTGGGCCAGGTGCAGGCCGGGCAGCGGGTGCTGGTCAACGGGGCCGGCGGTGGCGTGGGCACGTTCGCCGTACAGATCGCCGCGGACCTGGACGCCGAGGTCACCGGCGTGTGCAGCACCCGCAACATCGAGCTGGTGCGCTCACTGGGCGCCGCGCACGTCATCGACTACACCCGGGAGGACTTCACCGACAGGCGCGCCCACTACGACGTGATCCTGGACAACGTGGGCAACCGCCCGCTGAGCCGACTGCGCCAGGCACTCACCCCGACAGGGACCCTGGTGGCCAACGGCGGCGGCTCGCCCGGCCACGTGTTCGGAGCGATGGGCTCCATGCTGCGACTGATCGCGGCCAACGCGTTCGTCCGGCAGCAGCTCCGCATGATCCTCCCGTCGGCCCCGGCCGGGCCGACCCACGAGGACCTGCTCACCGTCACCGCGCTCATCGAGGCCGGCAAGCTCACCCCGGTGGTCGACCGGACCTACCCCCTGACCGACGCGGCCGCGGGCGTGCGCCATGTGGAGCAGGGCCACGCCCGCGGCAAGGCCGTGGTCACCGTACCCTGA
- a CDS encoding flagellar motor protein MotB, translating into MNNPYIRPPKPQLPRSTPRWARKRYVLPALGFAFFLGIGAGSSGASTTTDDAKPATARPGPTVTVATTATAKAKPAPTVTETKTVRVKVTVTARPAQDGGSGSSGTSVGNNSDDQTGIQFGYACSPVGALGTAEDGRPAKCFMGKDGRTRWGYDSNRG; encoded by the coding sequence ATGAACAACCCGTACATACGGCCGCCCAAACCGCAGTTGCCGCGCTCGACTCCGAGGTGGGCGCGCAAGAGATACGTTCTGCCCGCGCTCGGCTTCGCATTCTTCCTCGGCATCGGCGCCGGATCCAGCGGCGCCAGCACAACGACCGACGATGCGAAACCCGCAACTGCCCGCCCTGGCCCGACCGTCACCGTGGCGACAACCGCGACGGCGAAGGCGAAACCCGCACCCACGGTCACCGAGACGAAGACGGTCAGGGTGAAGGTGACCGTCACGGCCCGGCCCGCCCAAGACGGCGGCTCCGGCAGCAGCGGGACAAGTGTCGGGAACAACTCCGACGACCAGACGGGTATCCAGTTCGGGTACGCCTGTTCCCCCGTCGGAGCTCTCGGCACCGCCGAGGACGGACGGCCCGCCAAGTGCTTCATGGGCAAGGACGGCCGGACTCGCTGGGGCTATGACTCCAACCGTGGCTAG
- a CDS encoding cytochrome c biogenesis CcdA family protein: MADLPLALALSAGMLAAVNPCGFALLPAYLSLLVLRDDSPSRTVAVGRALSATAAMTAGFAALFGVFGLAVQPVAGQMQEHLPWFTITFGLLMAVAGGWLIAGRQLPSPAPKLRRAPAVTRSLPSMALFGMAYATASLGCTIAPFLAIVVSAFRSGSASEGIALFAAYAGGMGLIVGTASLTVALTRTAAATRLRRLGAIAPRLGGALLLCVGVYVAYYGWYEIRVQRDPALQDPVIDAAGSVQRGIAETLDAAGAAVIALVFTALLITAVALLRFRRARGARRSPCTDTDARSTPSHTPQTLGGQGDRGQTVMVVPSKRSRVKTASSRSAFLASRRMPMTASAPSRTASP, encoded by the coding sequence ATGGCCGACCTGCCTCTCGCCCTCGCTCTCAGCGCGGGCATGCTCGCCGCCGTCAACCCGTGCGGCTTCGCGCTGCTCCCCGCCTACCTCTCCCTGCTCGTCCTCAGAGACGACTCCCCCAGCCGTACGGTCGCCGTCGGCCGGGCACTGTCCGCCACCGCCGCGATGACCGCAGGATTCGCCGCGCTCTTCGGCGTGTTCGGCCTGGCCGTCCAGCCCGTCGCGGGACAGATGCAGGAGCATCTGCCCTGGTTCACCATCACCTTCGGGCTCCTCATGGCGGTAGCCGGCGGATGGCTGATTGCCGGGCGCCAACTGCCCTCCCCGGCACCGAAACTGCGCCGCGCCCCGGCCGTGACTCGCTCGCTGCCCTCGATGGCACTCTTCGGCATGGCCTACGCTACGGCCTCCCTGGGCTGCACGATCGCCCCGTTCCTGGCCATCGTCGTCTCCGCCTTCCGCAGCGGCTCGGCCAGTGAGGGCATCGCCCTGTTCGCCGCCTACGCCGGCGGGATGGGCCTGATCGTCGGCACCGCCTCCCTGACCGTCGCCCTCACCCGCACCGCCGCCGCCACCCGTCTGCGCCGCCTCGGCGCGATCGCGCCCCGGCTCGGCGGCGCGCTCCTCCTGTGCGTCGGTGTGTACGTGGCGTACTACGGCTGGTACGAGATCCGTGTCCAGCGTGACCCCGCCCTCCAGGACCCGGTCATCGACGCGGCGGGCTCCGTTCAGCGCGGCATTGCCGAGACGCTGGATGCCGCCGGCGCTGCGGTGATCGCTCTGGTCTTCACCGCGCTGCTCATCACGGCTGTGGCGCTCCTTCGTTTCCGGCGGGCCCGAGGGGCCCGCCGGTCACCCTGCACGGACACCGACGCTCGCTCGACGCCCAGCCACACCCCCCAAACGCTGGGCGGCCAGGGCGACCGAGGTCAGACAGTCATGGTGGTGCCGTCTAAACGATCGAGGGTGAAGACCGCGTCCTCCAGGAGCGCCTTCTTGGCCTCGCGCAGGATGCCGATGACGGCCTCCGCGCCCAGCCGGACCGCCTCGCCGTAA
- a CDS encoding SIR2 family protein, whose translation MVEQSTEPHVNLALGLRAVPGGYAVLLGAGASVSAGMLSAWGVQCDLIRQIASIEGVEIPDGDDGPYDWYVKRFEREPAYDTLLADLARTIGGRQVLLRSYFEPDETEREQGIKQPADAHRALARLVADGYIRVIITLNFDHLVEDALREAGLRPTIIRRPSDLAGMIPLHAQRQGVVIHLHGDYLDPDSMRNTPEELKEYEQEVDKLLDQVLDEYGLIIAGWSAKYDPALANALRRCPTRRFDTYWADPYPLSTTATELLEQRQGTYVPADADRFLTRTADAVTALAERNRANPQNIATAIATAKRELRSDGPAINLHDTLRREAARLADHPLRTTTADIPQPELEADHERRLTAWEAETETLAALAAVTAYWGTDTTDRYWFADVERLATVTWGTGQRALNDLRRAPATLLLHSAGTAAVAAERWPLAARLLTGPRAQDIMSRVDMPAAALLGPETILGLRTSAARVHRYLKPIFTGHVVANESAFTEAWEHFEYLRLLIQEDAGKYISSPHLLVSGTRGDYRPLASHWLDRELASGDQHPLLLAGFLGGDLDRVTRTQKTVDSRISEWVDQIDWSTSRVINRYGPFYPDELN comes from the coding sequence GTGGTCGAACAGTCGACGGAACCCCATGTGAATCTTGCCCTCGGCCTGCGGGCCGTACCCGGGGGGTACGCGGTGCTGCTCGGTGCCGGGGCTTCCGTATCGGCCGGCATGCTTTCCGCCTGGGGCGTCCAGTGCGATCTGATCCGCCAGATTGCCAGCATCGAGGGCGTCGAGATCCCCGACGGAGACGACGGTCCGTACGACTGGTACGTGAAGCGCTTCGAGCGCGAGCCGGCCTACGACACCCTCCTGGCTGACCTCGCCAGGACCATCGGCGGGCGCCAGGTGCTGCTCCGCTCCTACTTCGAGCCCGACGAGACGGAGCGCGAGCAGGGCATCAAGCAGCCCGCGGACGCGCACCGCGCTCTCGCCCGCCTGGTCGCCGACGGATACATCAGGGTGATCATCACCTTGAACTTCGACCACCTCGTCGAGGACGCCCTGCGCGAGGCCGGGCTGCGTCCGACCATCATCAGGCGCCCGTCCGACCTGGCCGGGATGATCCCCTTGCACGCGCAGCGCCAGGGCGTGGTCATCCACCTCCACGGTGACTACCTCGACCCGGACAGCATGCGCAACACCCCCGAGGAGCTCAAGGAGTACGAACAGGAGGTTGACAAGCTCCTGGACCAGGTCCTCGACGAGTACGGCCTGATCATCGCCGGATGGTCAGCCAAGTACGACCCGGCCCTCGCGAACGCCCTCAGACGCTGCCCCACCCGCCGCTTCGACACCTACTGGGCCGACCCCTACCCCCTCTCCACCACCGCCACTGAACTTTTGGAACAGCGCCAGGGCACTTACGTGCCAGCCGACGCCGACCGCTTCCTCACCCGCACCGCTGACGCCGTCACCGCCCTCGCCGAGCGCAACCGCGCCAACCCCCAGAACATCGCCACCGCCATCGCCACCGCCAAGCGCGAACTGCGCAGCGACGGCCCGGCAATCAACCTCCATGACACCCTGCGCCGCGAAGCCGCCCGCCTTGCCGACCACCCGCTGCGTACGACCACCGCTGACATCCCCCAGCCTGAGCTGGAGGCCGACCACGAGCGGCGGCTGACCGCGTGGGAGGCCGAGACCGAGACACTGGCCGCTCTTGCCGCGGTCACCGCTTACTGGGGCACCGATACCACCGACCGGTACTGGTTCGCCGACGTCGAGCGCCTCGCAACCGTCACTTGGGGCACCGGGCAGAGGGCACTCAACGACCTGCGCCGTGCGCCGGCCACCCTGCTCCTCCACAGCGCCGGTACCGCCGCCGTCGCGGCCGAGCGCTGGCCGCTGGCGGCCCGCTTGCTCACCGGCCCCCGCGCCCAGGACATCATGAGCAGGGTCGACATGCCTGCGGCGGCCCTGCTCGGGCCTGAGACGATTCTCGGCTTGCGCACCTCCGCGGCACGGGTTCACAGGTATCTCAAGCCCATCTTCACCGGGCATGTGGTGGCCAACGAGAGTGCCTTCACCGAGGCGTGGGAGCACTTCGAGTACCTGCGCCTGCTCATCCAGGAGGACGCCGGAAAGTACATCTCCTCGCCGCACCTGCTGGTCTCCGGGACGCGCGGCGACTACCGTCCGCTGGCATCCCACTGGCTCGATCGTGAACTCGCATCGGGTGACCAGCATCCGCTGCTGCTCGCCGGCTTCCTAGGCGGAGATCTCGACCGGGTCACCAGGACCCAGAAGACGGTGGACTCCCGCATCTCTGAGTGGGTCGACCAGATTGACTGGAGCACTAGCAGGGTGATCAACAGGTACGGACCGTTCTATCCCGACGAGCTGAACTGA
- a CDS encoding redoxin family protein, protein MRARLILPGLLAAAALTLVGCGTQNTASSGSAEEKSRTTAPGSSAPAQEGAGAAVAPKALRFTGTTVDGRPFDAATLAGKPTVLWFWAPWCPKCRAQAAETAKVATDYQGEANVLGVAGLDKNAAMKDFVSQTGTDSFLHLSDEAGDVWKRFEVTEQSRYVILDKDGKTVYEGVLPGGKGLAEKVAGLTG, encoded by the coding sequence ATGCGTGCCCGCCTGATCCTCCCCGGCCTGCTCGCCGCCGCCGCGCTCACCCTCGTCGGCTGCGGTACACAGAACACCGCCTCCTCCGGCAGCGCTGAGGAGAAGTCCCGCACCACAGCTCCCGGCTCCTCCGCGCCGGCGCAGGAGGGGGCTGGCGCCGCGGTGGCCCCCAAGGCGCTGCGGTTCACCGGCACGACCGTGGACGGCAGGCCGTTCGACGCGGCCACGCTGGCGGGCAAGCCCACCGTGCTGTGGTTCTGGGCCCCGTGGTGCCCCAAGTGCCGCGCCCAGGCTGCCGAGACCGCCAAGGTCGCCACCGACTACCAGGGCGAGGCCAACGTCCTCGGCGTCGCCGGCCTCGACAAGAACGCCGCCATGAAGGACTTCGTCTCCCAGACCGGCACCGACTCGTTCCTCCACCTGTCCGACGAGGCCGGCGACGTATGGAAACGCTTCGAGGTCACCGAACAGAGCCGCTACGTCATCCTCGACAAGGACGGCAAGACCGTATACGAGGGTGTGCTGCCCGGCGGCAAGGGCCTGGCTGAGAAGGTCGCCGGACTCACCGGCTGA
- the nhaA gene encoding Na+/H+ antiporter NhaA — protein sequence MAAARRDRNHSPFLGLLPWPERQAVARALRTETVGGLVLLAAAVVALIWANTPWSGAYEQIRDFHFGIPALGLDLSVGHWTADGLLAIFFLVAGIELKRELVIGELRTPATAALPVVAAFCGMLVPAALYAAVVATGGGSMDGWAVPMATDIAFALAVLAVLSTHLPSALRAFLLTLAVVDDLGAILIIAIFFTDDLNLAALAGAFVGLVVFYLLQRHRVTGWWWYVPLGFAIWALMYNGGVHATVAGVAMGLILRATRDTGEKASPGERAAHVMHPVSAGVAVPLFALFAAGVGVSAPVLGEVFTRPEPLGVVLGLVVGKTVGIFVGTYLAARFTRARLNPDLAWADVLALAVLAGIGFTVALLIGELAFPDPAAAEHIKAAVLIGSLIAAGLATLLIKRRNGVYRRLWEEETRDEDADGIPDIYQPTGPRPDSDGTDR from the coding sequence ATGGCCGCTGCCCGCCGTGACCGTAACCACTCCCCCTTCCTCGGACTCCTGCCCTGGCCGGAACGACAGGCGGTCGCCCGTGCCCTGCGCACCGAGACCGTGGGCGGTCTGGTGCTGCTCGCCGCGGCCGTGGTGGCCCTGATATGGGCGAACACTCCGTGGAGCGGCGCGTACGAGCAGATACGCGACTTCCACTTCGGCATTCCCGCTCTCGGCCTGGACCTGTCAGTGGGGCACTGGACAGCCGACGGCCTGCTCGCGATCTTCTTCCTCGTCGCCGGAATCGAGCTCAAGCGCGAACTGGTCATCGGCGAGCTGCGCACTCCGGCCACCGCGGCCCTGCCGGTCGTCGCCGCTTTCTGCGGGATGCTCGTCCCGGCCGCCCTGTATGCCGCCGTCGTTGCGACTGGCGGGGGCAGCATGGACGGCTGGGCGGTGCCGATGGCTACCGACATCGCCTTCGCCCTGGCAGTCCTCGCCGTCCTCAGTACCCACCTGCCCTCAGCGCTGCGGGCTTTCCTTCTCACTCTCGCCGTCGTCGACGATCTGGGCGCGATCCTCATCATCGCGATCTTCTTCACCGACGACCTGAACCTGGCGGCGCTGGCCGGGGCGTTCGTCGGACTGGTGGTCTTCTACCTGCTGCAGCGCCACCGCGTGACGGGCTGGTGGTGGTACGTCCCCCTCGGCTTCGCCATCTGGGCGCTGATGTACAACGGTGGCGTCCACGCCACTGTCGCGGGAGTCGCGATGGGCCTGATCCTGCGCGCCACCCGCGACACCGGTGAGAAGGCCTCGCCGGGCGAGCGCGCCGCGCATGTCATGCACCCGGTCTCCGCTGGGGTCGCGGTGCCGCTGTTCGCCCTGTTCGCCGCCGGGGTCGGTGTCTCGGCTCCCGTGCTCGGCGAGGTGTTCACCCGCCCGGAGCCGCTCGGGGTGGTCCTCGGGCTCGTTGTCGGCAAAACGGTGGGCATCTTCGTCGGCACGTACCTGGCCGCCCGCTTCACTCGGGCCCGCCTCAATCCCGACCTGGCCTGGGCCGACGTGCTCGCGCTCGCGGTGCTGGCCGGGATCGGATTCACCGTGGCCCTACTGATTGGCGAACTCGCCTTCCCCGACCCGGCGGCGGCCGAACACATCAAGGCCGCAGTCCTCATCGGCTCGCTCATCGCCGCCGGCCTGGCCACGCTGCTGATCAAACGCCGCAACGGCGTCTACCGACGCCTGTGGGAGGAAGAGACGCGCGACGAGGACGCCGACGGCATCCCCGACATCTACCAGCCAACCGGCCCCAGACCTGACAGCGACGGGACCGACAGGTGA
- a CDS encoding TetR/AcrR family transcriptional regulator C-terminal domain-containing protein, whose amino-acid sequence MVEMAKQADVAAQPRAPLSKRRVLDAAVALADEGGVDALSMRKIAQALGVVPMALYKHVANKNELLDGMIDVLVGEIDPPTADVDWKTAIRRRVLSARRMLLRHPWASGVIESRSKARTAPTPVMMEYLDSMIGIFRAGGFSIDLVHHAMHVMGSRLLGFSQELFEDSSDREPDPDAMPPEEMAARFPHITELALAVAHDNESVVGSGCDDQFEFEFALDLTLDGLERLRGAT is encoded by the coding sequence ATGGTGGAGATGGCCAAACAGGCCGACGTCGCCGCGCAGCCCCGCGCACCCCTGAGCAAGAGGCGGGTTCTGGACGCCGCCGTCGCCCTGGCCGACGAAGGCGGGGTCGACGCGCTCAGCATGCGCAAGATCGCGCAGGCGCTCGGCGTCGTACCCATGGCGCTGTACAAGCACGTGGCCAACAAGAACGAGCTGCTGGACGGCATGATCGACGTCCTCGTCGGCGAGATCGATCCGCCGACCGCCGACGTCGACTGGAAGACCGCCATCCGTCGACGGGTGCTGTCGGCCCGCCGCATGCTGCTGCGCCACCCGTGGGCGTCCGGGGTCATCGAGTCGCGGAGCAAGGCGCGGACCGCCCCCACCCCCGTGATGATGGAGTACCTGGACTCGATGATCGGGATCTTCCGGGCCGGGGGGTTCTCGATCGACCTGGTCCATCACGCGATGCACGTGATGGGCAGCCGCCTGCTGGGTTTCTCCCAGGAGCTGTTCGAGGACAGCTCCGACCGCGAGCCGGATCCGGACGCGATGCCGCCCGAGGAGATGGCCGCGCGCTTCCCCCACATCACCGAACTGGCCCTGGCGGTCGCCCACGACAACGAGTCCGTCGTCGGCTCGGGCTGCGATGACCAGTTCGAGTTCGAGTTCGCTCTGGACCTGACGCTGGACGGCCTTGAGCGGCTCCGGGGCGCGACCTGA
- a CDS encoding IS5 family transposase — protein sequence MLQLYATAETESTSVTLACDCLAHRFGNAADTPMRERRYPTDMTDAEWARVLPLLPVPGWMRGRGGRPEAYCHRAMLDAIRYLVDNGIKWRAMPVDFPPWDRIYAFFRRWRDNALVKEFHDRLRARVREELGRDAQPTAGVIDSQSVKADAVVGADSRGFDGGKLVNGRKRHVVVDTLGLLLGVMVTAADVGDRTAAQVLLEQVAEAHHRLGLVWADGGYTGSLVEYCLATFALVLAIVKRSDDQKGFVVLPKWWIVERLFAHLMRSRRLVRDFERRTTSAEAMVYWSMTLLMTRRLARSRLPRG from the coding sequence TTGTTGCAGTTGTATGCCACCGCGGAGACGGAGTCCACTTCGGTCACTCTCGCGTGTGACTGTCTGGCTCACCGGTTCGGGAACGCCGCCGACACCCCGATGCGTGAGCGGCGGTATCCGACGGACATGACGGACGCGGAGTGGGCCCGGGTCCTGCCGCTGCTGCCGGTGCCGGGCTGGATGCGTGGCCGGGGCGGCCGGCCGGAAGCGTATTGCCACCGGGCCATGCTCGATGCGATCCGGTATCTCGTGGACAACGGGATCAAGTGGCGGGCGATGCCCGTCGACTTTCCGCCGTGGGACCGCATCTATGCATTCTTCCGCCGCTGGCGCGACAACGCCCTGGTCAAGGAGTTCCACGACCGGTTGCGCGCGAGGGTCCGCGAGGAGTTGGGGCGGGACGCGCAGCCGACGGCCGGGGTGATCGACTCGCAGTCTGTCAAGGCGGATGCTGTCGTCGGCGCGGACAGCCGCGGCTTCGACGGCGGCAAGCTCGTCAACGGCCGCAAGCGGCACGTCGTGGTCGACACCCTCGGCCTGCTGCTGGGCGTGATGGTCACCGCCGCGGATGTCGGCGACCGCACCGCTGCCCAGGTCCTGCTTGAGCAGGTGGCCGAGGCACACCATCGCCTGGGCCTCGTCTGGGCCGACGGCGGCTACACCGGGAGCCTCGTCGAGTACTGCCTGGCCACGTTCGCCCTGGTCCTGGCGATCGTCAAACGCAGCGACGACCAGAAGGGGTTCGTGGTGCTGCCCAAGTGGTGGATCGTCGAGCGCCTCTTCGCCCACCTGATGCGAAGTCGCCGCCTGGTGCGCGACTTCGAGCGGCGCACCACCAGCGCGGAGGCGATGGTCTACTGGTCGATGACCCTGCTCATGACCCGTCGCCTGGCCCGGTCACGCCTGCCGCGAGGGTGA